The following are encoded together in the Methanobacterium petrolearium genome:
- a CDS encoding NAD(P)/FAD-dependent oxidoreductase, with protein MIETDILVIGAGPAGSTAAKHAAMGGASVILMDKKSEIGSPKRCAEGVSKEGLNKLGIEPSTRWVTREASGVRMVSPNGTAVNLTKDKVKLPEAGYILERKVFDKHMAMDAGRAGAQIMVKTLATGMQREDDQVVVTAESMGHELEIKAKIVIAADGPESRVGRWAGLRTSLKPKDMESCAQFEMAGVQMEEPNCIEFHFGSMSPGGYAWIFPKGDDIANVGLGVLTTLTDKTAYQHLLEFVESNPATKNAQPVELNVGGDPVGGLLKKKVTDNVLVTGDAAGMVNPLTGGGIISGMLGGRLAGQVATEAAANGDYSKKSLKIYEDLCDEELGESFKKYLKAKDYLLSLSDEELDQIAEVFRDSDFETINTAEMVKKLVKISPKALLKLGKLF; from the coding sequence ATGATTGAAACTGATATTTTGGTTATAGGTGCCGGTCCTGCTGGTTCAACTGCTGCTAAACATGCTGCAATGGGTGGTGCCAGTGTGATTTTAATGGATAAAAAATCAGAGATTGGTTCCCCTAAACGGTGTGCTGAAGGTGTGTCCAAGGAAGGTCTTAATAAGTTAGGGATCGAACCATCCACACGATGGGTGACCAGAGAAGCCAGTGGAGTTAGAATGGTTTCCCCCAATGGAACTGCAGTAAACCTAACTAAGGATAAGGTAAAACTTCCTGAAGCAGGTTACATCTTGGAGCGTAAGGTTTTTGACAAGCATATGGCTATGGATGCCGGTCGTGCTGGTGCCCAAATTATGGTTAAAACTCTGGCAACTGGTATGCAGAGGGAAGATGACCAGGTAGTGGTTACTGCTGAGAGTATGGGCCATGAATTAGAGATCAAAGCTAAAATTGTTATTGCTGCTGATGGTCCTGAATCCAGGGTTGGTAGATGGGCTGGACTCAGAACTTCTCTTAAACCTAAGGATATGGAATCTTGTGCCCAGTTTGAAATGGCAGGAGTCCAGATGGAAGAACCAAACTGTATAGAATTTCATTTTGGTAGTATGTCTCCAGGGGGTTATGCATGGATATTCCCTAAAGGAGATGACATCGCCAATGTGGGTCTGGGCGTGTTAACTACCCTCACTGATAAAACTGCTTACCAACACCTTCTGGAGTTCGTGGAAAGTAATCCTGCCACTAAAAACGCACAACCAGTTGAATTAAATGTTGGCGGAGACCCAGTAGGTGGTTTGCTCAAGAAAAAGGTTACTGATAACGTCCTGGTAACTGGAGATGCTGCAGGGATGGTAAACCCTCTCACAGGGGGAGGTATCATCAGTGGTATGCTGGGAGGTCGCCTGGCAGGCCAAGTAGCAACCGAAGCCGCGGCTAATGGAGATTACTCCAAGAAGAGTCTCAAAATATATGAGGATCTCTGCGACGAAGAACTTGGTGAATCATTCAAAAAGTACTTAAAGGCCAAGGATTACCTTTTAAGTCTTTCCGATGAGGAATTAGACCAGATAGCAGAGGTGTTCAGGGATAGTGACTTTGAAACCATTAACACTGCAGAAATGGTTAAAAAACTGGTTAAGATCTCACCGAAAGCCCTACTAAAATTGGGTAAACTGTTCTAA
- a CDS encoding 4Fe-4S binding protein, with protein sequence MIVKEWCMYCGECAGVCPRNLIEVREIGLNFNEKDCKECEICIQVCPVNALEKRDD encoded by the coding sequence ATGATAGTTAAAGAATGGTGTATGTACTGTGGGGAATGTGCAGGTGTTTGTCCTCGTAACCTCATCGAAGTGCGTGAAATTGGCTTAAATTTCAACGAAAAAGACTGTAAAGAATGTGAAATTTGCATCCAGGTATGTCCTGTTAATGCACTGGAAAAAAGGGATGATTAA
- a CDS encoding DUF2769 domain-containing protein, producing the protein MENLEKCLCDCCPVQNKSRGVLDKMKIIEEISQDDLDSRMMIEKERIPAIYCAGSNSTVKDLNSFHECQCEKCMVWKENNLFSGEPAGYFCRDGKFKQ; encoded by the coding sequence TTGGAAAACTTGGAAAAATGTCTCTGTGACTGCTGTCCTGTGCAGAATAAGTCCAGAGGTGTTTTGGATAAAATGAAAATAATAGAGGAAATCTCACAGGACGATCTTGACTCCAGGATGATGATTGAAAAAGAAAGAATACCTGCAATCTACTGTGCGGGTAGTAACAGCACTGTAAAGGATTTAAATTCGTTTCATGAATGTCAATGTGAGAAATGTATGGTCTGGAAAGAGAATAATTTATTCAGTGGAGAACCAGCAGGCTATTTTTGCAGAGACGGAAAATTTAAACAATGA
- a CDS encoding TIGR04165 family Cys-rich peptide, with translation MNLGKLNEKCPECGSKDKTLKRRLDSQHHAFGKTQSLTCSNCGYVFKSPEDKKKDQ, from the coding sequence ATGAATCTTGGAAAATTAAATGAAAAATGTCCTGAGTGTGGTTCCAAGGATAAAACCCTAAAAAGAAGATTAGATTCACAACATCACGCTTTTGGCAAAACACAATCACTCACCTGCAGTAACTGTGGTTATGTGTTTAAATCCCCTGAAGATAAAAAAAAAGACCAGTAA
- a CDS encoding TIGR04083 family peptide-modifying radical SAM enzyme: MAFHVMLVPTLGCPSNCKYCWSSEESSPVMSVDTIKEVVEWLKDFREEPVTFTFHGGEPLLAGYDFFKEALPLLKEGLIHLKPAFALQTNLWNMTDELAELFKEYEIPIGSSLDGPEELNDLQRGSGYYQKTMQGYEIAKAHDLQVSFISTFTSYSIQYKEDIFNFFLENGLNLKLHPALPSLRDDNPEKWALSPEDYGELLLYLLDQYLENMDQIEVKNIDHLAKCVFTRRGVVCTFVDCMGDTFAVGPDGSIYPCYRFVGMPEYVMGNVVDHPSMDELAQSDAWKLLHEFKDYVDSECKRCTYIKFCRGGCPYNALKINEKTGKAEINGVDPHCTAYKMIFKEITKMAAKEMLGPSMGMAPDPSVMDGKGKKGIMSIMLKPL, translated from the coding sequence ATGGCTTTTCATGTGATGCTGGTTCCAACCCTGGGATGTCCTTCCAACTGCAAGTATTGCTGGAGTTCTGAGGAAAGTTCTCCAGTGATGAGTGTTGATACTATCAAAGAAGTAGTAGAATGGCTTAAAGACTTCCGTGAGGAACCTGTTACCTTCACCTTCCATGGTGGGGAGCCTTTACTGGCAGGATATGACTTTTTTAAGGAAGCCCTGCCCCTCCTGAAGGAAGGATTGATCCATCTTAAACCAGCTTTTGCCCTTCAAACCAATTTATGGAACATGACCGATGAATTGGCTGAGTTATTCAAAGAATATGAGATACCAATTGGTTCCAGTCTGGATGGTCCAGAAGAACTTAACGATCTGCAGAGGGGATCAGGATATTATCAGAAGACCATGCAAGGGTATGAAATTGCAAAGGCCCATGATCTGCAGGTCAGCTTCATATCCACCTTTACATCATATTCCATTCAGTACAAAGAAGATATCTTTAATTTTTTCCTGGAAAATGGTTTGAACCTTAAGTTACACCCTGCCCTACCATCATTACGGGATGATAACCCTGAAAAATGGGCCCTGTCCCCTGAAGACTATGGGGAACTACTGCTATACTTACTGGATCAGTATCTGGAAAACATGGACCAAATCGAAGTTAAAAATATTGACCACTTGGCAAAATGTGTTTTCACCCGCAGAGGCGTAGTCTGCACCTTTGTAGATTGTATGGGAGACACCTTTGCAGTGGGTCCTGATGGGAGCATATATCCCTGCTACCGTTTTGTTGGTATGCCTGAATACGTTATGGGTAATGTGGTTGATCATCCCAGTATGGATGAACTCGCACAATCTGATGCATGGAAGCTTCTCCATGAATTCAAGGATTATGTTGATTCAGAATGTAAACGATGCACCTACATCAAATTTTGCAGAGGCGGGTGCCCATATAATGCCCTTAAAATCAATGAAAAAACTGGTAAAGCCGAGATAAACGGGGTAGACCCTCATTGCACAGCTTATAAGATGATCTTCAAAGAGATCACCAAAATGGCCGCCAAAGAAATGTTAGGCCCCAGCATGGGTATGGCACCAGATCCATCTGTTATGGATGGAAAAGGCAAAAAGGGAATAATGTCCATAATGCTTAAACCACTATAA